One Phaseolus vulgaris cultivar G19833 chromosome 11, P. vulgaris v2.0, whole genome shotgun sequence genomic window carries:
- the LOC137827763 gene encoding exonuclease V, chloroplastic, with amino-acid sequence MASSSSEDQNPHHIPIKIISDDEMALIEAAFAFASTRSCSAIRSSSSSSKSPLHNNALSITIASKRRLSSGSDIEDLPTRKKKHPLPDSFLHRFRNKRALSITDLTSTEWCQKQVEFSLLLGGRKVNQAMRAGIARHAKLEEEVLKRLEVKVKYKEDLWALKFLNFINGVNQLLFEGLTRELPLVGFVEGTWMVGVLDEIRIPLEENDNNPIIIDTKTRARDTLPSEPQRRNGRLQLMCYKYLWDNLVADNFPSNSFFTYFGLNPQHNLCEDLKVLSADSGFSASTLDDVVRYYRNTCRMLAPAHDQLLLRYEYQKDHSLLGEDKFTYDHDWLKDQIRSCLEFWLGDQEATYTPEEERWKCRYCQFAAICPAYNDGKGTMAPNSNDLNIKEG; translated from the exons ATGGCATCATCTTCCTCGGAGGACCAGAATCCACATCATATACCCATCAAAATAATCAGCGACGACGAAATGGCTCTCATTGAAGCTGCTTTCGCTTTCGCTTCCACTCGTTCTTGCTCCGCAATtcgttcttcttcttcttcttcaaaatCACCCCTTCACAATAATGCGTTATCCATCACCATTGCGTCCAAAAGAAGGTTATCGAGTGGCAGTGATATTGAGGACTTACCAACCCGCAAGAAAAAGCACCCTCTTCCTGATTCCTTTCTTCACCGCTTCAGGAACAAACGGGCTTTGTCCATCACGGATCTTACTTCTACG GAATGGTGCCAGAAACAAGTGGAGTTTTCTCTCCTTCTTGGAGGGCGAAAGGTTAATCAAGCAATGAGAGCAGGCATTGCTCGCCATGCAAAGCTTGAAGAAGAG GTTTTAAAACGGCTGGAAGTGAAGGTCAAATACAAAGAAGATTTGTGGGCACTGaagtttcttaattttataaatggtgtaaatcaattattatttgaagGATTGACTCGTGAACTGCCACT AGTAGGCTTTGTAGAAGGTACATGGATGGTGGGAGTGCTTGATGAGATTCGGATTCCATTAGAAGAAAATGATAATAATCCAATAATAATTGACACAAAGACTCGCGCTCGAGATACGCTTCCTAGTGAACCACAACGACGAAATGGAAG GCTACAATTGATGTGCTACAAGTATTTGTGGGACAATTTGGTTGCTGATAATTTTCCTTCAAATTCTTTTTTCACTTATTTTGGCTTAAACCCTCAACATAATCTATGTGAAGATCTAAAAGTGTTAAGTGCTGACTCTGGATTTTCTGCTTCA ACCTTGGATGATGTGGTGAGATATTACAGAAATACATGTAGGATGCTGGCTCCTGCTCATGATCAGCTCTTGTTGAG ATATGAGTATCAGAAAGATCATTCACTGCTTGGTGAAGATAAATTCACATATGATCATGACTGGCTGAAGGATCAAATTCGCTCATGTCTCGAGTTTTGGCTTGGAGATCAAGAAGCCACTTACACTCCTGAAGAGGAACGCTGGAAATGTCGTTACTGTCAATTTGCTGCCATCTGTCCTGCATACAATGATGGTAAAGGAACGATGGCACCTAACAGCAATGATTTAAACATCAAAGAAGGCTAG
- the LOC137827771 gene encoding uncharacterized protein yields MAFRGREMMKKVLKTVGENGLSRREKESLEKCMPRSKVVMNRAKRGLFAGRHIQFGNRVSEDGGNKTRRTWKPNVQEKRLFSYILDRHVRVKVTTHAIRCIDKAGGIDEYLLKTPYHKMDTEMGILWKAKIEKLYEELGQKEVVFFSPEAEVKLEQDFKDLKLSEREARKEVRRKMYTGMTKHKLIEVEHKDDQSIDEGGNKIDVEISHDSTKQVVPVSYVLAADKLKVGSILSN; encoded by the exons ATGGCGTTCAGAGGGAGAGAGATGATGAAGAAAGTTCTGAAGACGGTGGGAGAGAATGGTTTGAGTCGAAGAGAAAAGGAATCGTTGGAGAAATGCATGCCTCGAAGCAAGGTTGTGATGAATCGCGCCAAACGCGGTCTCTTTGCCGGGCGACACATTCAGTTTGGGAATCGTGTCAGTGAAGATGGCGGTAACAA GACAAGGAGAACTTGGAAACCTAATGTCCAGGAAAAGCGGCTCTTCAGCTATATCCTAGATCGTCATGTTCGTGTTAAGGTCACCACCCATGCCATCCGATGCATAGACAAGGCAGGTGGGATTGATGAGTACTTGCTGAAAACTCCTTATCACAAGATGGACACTGAAATGGGCATTCTCTGGAAGGCAAAaattgagaaattgtatgaaGAGCTCGGCCAAAAGGAGGTTGTATTCTTTTCACCTGAGGCTGAAGTGAAGCTTGAGCAGGACTTTAAAGATTTGAAACTGTCTGAAAGGGAAGCACGAAAGGAAGTCAGAAGAAAGATGTACACTGGAATGACCAAGCACAAGCTAATCGAGGTGGAACATAAAGATGATCAATCTATTGACGAGGGAGGCAACAAAATTGATGTAGAAATTTCGCATGACTCAACAAAACAGGTGGTTCCTGTCTCGTATGTCTTAGCTGCTGACAAGCTCAAAGTTGGAAGTATTCTTTCTAATTAA